The region AAGTCACAAATAAATCTGAAAGGCCATTTGTTCTACCACTTGTTGCTGGGTCGACTATTTTTCATTGGATGGTCACTTGTTGGCAGGCAGAATTTAGTCTTCCTTGCATGGACGCTTGTTGCCGGGTAGAATTAAGTTTTTCAAGAggccacttgttgctaggcagaaatTCAAGTGCCACTACACGGCCCGAGATGCGTTAGTTGAATTTATTTCGCTGAATTATGAGTCTTTATTACAGATAAATGTGTCATTCCCAGGCAGTGAGAACACGGCTCTGCAGACGTCCGCGCTGTGCGTCTGCCTGGGTTACTTCCTGTTCGACATGGCTTGGTGCGTACGCTTCGGCAGCGAAGGCGGAGTCATGCTGGGCCACCACGCGGCCAGCATCGTCGGCATCCTGCTGGCGCTGCTGACGGGCGTGTCGGCGTGCGAGACGTGCGCCGTCATCTTCGGCAGCGAGCTCACCAACCCTCTGCTGCAGGCCCGCTGGTTCCTGCGCCGGCTGGGCCGCTACGACAGCCTGTTGGGCGACGCCGTCGACCtgctcttcatcttcctcttcgCCACCGTGCGGGTGGGCGTGGGCGCCGCCATGTTCTACTGCGAGCTGACCTCGCCTAGGACCACTGTGGTGATGAAGCTGGGCGGCGTAGTTATGTACGGGCTGGCGTGGGTCTTCATGGTGGACATCGCCAGGTTTGGATACAAGAAAACTCGGATGCGGTACAAACAGTGGCGGGAGAAGCGAAAAGATTCCGAGGTGGACAGATGTCATTCCGACAATAAGAACAAATAAAGGTGTTATGAGGATTTTCgcttttttgccggaaaaatgaccataaaatggctccttcaaacaaaaatggcagacGGCATGTTCCTTTTATGGTATCGTTTAGCAAATCCTTTTGGTATGTGGGCTGAATTCTCTCTCAAAAGGTTTCCACTTCAAACTAAAGTGTCCACAAGATTTCTTATTAAAACACAttacaaacatttgtttttgttttttagattagttttctttttttcaccccgCTAGGGTGCAACAGAACACTTtattggcatttcaattcatttcgaTGGAGCAAGATGACACAACTGTGATGAACTGAACTCATCTCTCATGTCACTttgtatcaaataaatacaaacaaaataaggGAAAAAgtaacccaaaaaaaattcactttttCAATAAGTTCAAATATACAAAACATTATTTAGTAGTCCAGTAGTAGTGTTGAACAGTCGCAATGGACATTCCTTAAAATCCCTTCAAATCCTTGATGCAGAAAATAAGAATATTTTGTTGCCCATtaaaatgtatgtacagtacctgttttttttactccaaaTCTACAGAACAAAGAGAgcaatttttgctttttttttggggtggggggtgttgaaGGATCAACTAAAAAGGTAGCAATTCTCACCGCTTTAGTCCTTCTTGGCCTGCTTGTCCCTGCGCCTCTGGTGCACCTCCGACATCATTTGTAGCAGCGCCAGCACGAGGGGCACGCAAATGGGCACGAAGAGCGGGATGTAGATGGCAAACTTCTGGTCGTTGGGGAAGTAGAGCAGGTGCAGCAGCGACGGGTCGAAGAAGGCCCGCTCAGACGCCAGGATGGCCTCTTTGCTGTACTGCAGGGCGAAGGCCAGGTTGCCCGACTCCAGCTCGGCCATCGCCAGCTGCAGCGACGCCATCGCGCTCGACACCTGCGCCAAACACAGACCAAGAAAGTtggattcttttctttttttttgttcctctcgAAAATttggtggaagaaaaaaaaaatccagatatgCTGGGGAAAATATTGGAGTCTTATGTgagtaattttgtgttttttagaaAAACTTTATACAGTCAACAGTCATATTTACTaagttaaaaaacattttttttagattcaagaaaattgaaaaaaaaactctcaaaaatataaaactttGAGAAAATATTTACCTTTTTGCTACTATTAGGACTTGAGGGAAAAAGTTGGCTATTATTTACTTTAAGTAGCTGTCAATGTAAAACAATCtctctaaaaatgcatttttttacatttaaaatgatatttttcagaaaaataaCCTAACTTTTTCTCCTAAATATTTAACTttttgcaaaatatatatacattttagcttttttttttttaaatcaaaaagaCCCCAAATTTGTCTCAAaagtttttcttaaaaaaaaaaatcttaatttatTTCCCTCCAAAATACCAGCTCAAAAAAAATAGTGacatctttctcctttcttccccttttttgtggacttttttttttgggcaacattttttttctctgaaaaggGGCTTTCCTCTCGAAAATTCGAATATACGACCAACGCGCTAGACTCCGACCTGCTGTGCGATGTTGTCGTTGATGACGATGTTGTCGATCTGGTCCAGCAGCTGTGCCAGGGACGTGATGGTGGTGGTCGCCGTGGCAACATTCTCCACGCTGCGACTCCACATGAGGCGGTCCAGCTCCCAGTCCGACAGGCCCGAGCTGTCGGGCGGCGCTACCAAAAATCCGGCTCGAGGCGCCGAGGGATGCACGCCCAGCAACAGACTGTTTGGGGGAGGAGATTTATCGAATGATGttacagaaaaacacaaaagtcaTTCTTTTTACGATGCGAGATGGTACCGTAGCTGCGCGAGGAAGACGCCCATCACGTCGGCCATGTTGATGTTGACGTCGACAGCCTCTCCATTCGCTTCATAGAAGCCGTTCACGTTGTACACCTTTGAAAACAGACCGATATGAATCACCGCACGCGACATTGTGGAGTGACAAAGTTTGACatacaggaggaaaaaaaaagtctgttttcaAAGTTTGCATACTTTCAAAATATAGATGAAAAAAGTCGAGTATTTctcaaaaaacatatttttttgtttttagcaaaaacagaattttttttttttattttgtatattttttttaaaatagtttttgaaaaaaaaaacggtaaaattctgagggaaaaaaagttgtatagctgagtaaaaaaaacaaatgtgtgactTTCACATAAAACACATATTTTGCACAAAATTACAAGTATAACTTGAACTTTTTAGATGCAGGCAAGTTGAAAattttcaaactaaaaaatTACTTGAGGTGAAAAGTCCAAAATTccacaaaagaaaatgcataGAGTGGAGTGGGTTCATATTTCTAGAAGGTCCCTGCCAGCTGTCAACGTCGCCACCGCAAGTCATCCCTCACCATGATTCCGCCCCATCGCGGCGAGTGAAAGGCATTGGTGGCGACCTGTCGCTTCTGGTGATCGAGGATGCGGAGCGGCGAATGTTGGGGGTCGGGTACGTACAGCAGGAAGTTGAGCAGCGCGTTGGACGAGGCGGCGTTGGAGCCTTGGCCGCAGAAGAAAATCAACACAAGGAACCGCaacggtcattttgacgcactcggaaggaaaaaaatggaagcctGGCAAGTGAGCGGTCGCCGAGTTACCCAGTCGAGCCTCCACGGGGTTGATGACGTGCGCGAGGCTCTCGACGCTTAGCGTGTATGCGTCGTGGCTGGCGTCAAATTGGGCGTTGACGCCCAGCATGGTGTAGTGCAGCATCTGCCGGAACACCCGGCGCGTTACAAAAGTGACAACCAGAAATATATGATTGCGGTCCATTGACAAGTGTTTTGATTCTTACATACAATGCTAaattttaaacacaaacattcaatTCGTgaaattttgtttgaaaaacaagtgATCCTcgattctgccaaatatttgtatCAGTCGGCCACCTGCGAGTCGACGCTAAAGTTGGCCACGGCGCTTAGCTTGGAGAGCAGCGGTTGGACGTAGGTGCGCACAGCGCCCTCTATGTCCCAATGCAGTCGGTGCAACTTGGGGTCGGGATTCAGCAGGCTGAAGGTGATCTCGTAACCTACAAAACAGGTGGCAAAGCGTTTAGCGAGCAACAACGTGATGGCAAACATCACATGACCCAGGAATTcagtcaatgtgtgtgtttttttctttttaattatatGCGTGGTGCGTATCAAGGGGGCGGAGCTCCTAACCCGGACTGGACTTGAAGGCCCTCATGCTGTCAGCTTTGCTTTGCGGGCTTCCGGGGCTCAGTCGCACTCTGTCGCCGAGGGCGGCCGTGATGTCGCGGTGGCTGAACGACATCACCTGCAGCACCTCCTTCACCCGCGGCTCGACGGCGGCCAGCACTTGGTCCAGCGTCTTGGCCGCCTTCGTCTCAGCGGCCACGCGCAGCAAGGCCGTCCGCCGCTGGCCCACGTACACGTCCACGTCCTGTTTCGCGGCATGGCGattgatttgattattttcttcGCGAAAATGTCGTACTTGTTGCGCAAGTTTGAACCTGAGGCAGGAACGAAGACGATTCTGGGATGACGTAGACCACCAACGAGCCGCACGGACTCTCGCTGAGCGTATGCAGGGAAAGATCGGTTGCTACAAGTGAGAGGAGACGCAAAAGGATCGGACGATACAACGTTAGAATCCAAAGAGCACCCGACGCAAGCGAGTGAGGCGAGTAAACTGTGAGACTGACCCACAGCACTTGGCTGGCTCAAGGCGTCCTCCTCCATGATTGTCGCTGTGCGATAACGTGTCTCATATCTGTAAGTTAAAGAAGTCTCTCCTGGAAtagaatgacaaaaatgaaacaacacTTTGCCGACACTTTTAAGTTTGGAATTTGATCGAGCAGaaatttagtcaagtcaagtcaagtcaacagtatttatagagcactttcaaacagccatcgctgcatacaaagtgctgtacatggagcgatttaacatatacaataaacagtaagacgaatcagtaacaagtaataagtaataaggcggtagaaagcaccaagcagtaaaaacaatagcaaatctactTACTGTTAATGTCGTGGTCCTCATCCTGCGTGCGTGTCACGGGGATCTTCTTCTGCTGCTCCGGTGTCAGGGTCCCGCGTGCAAACACCACCTCCACGTCAGCACTCAGAAGAAGCTGCGACAGCATccaaggagaaggaggaggaggaggaggaggcacgtTTTGAAAGGCGGAAACGAGGCAGAGGAAGAGGCGCAGGTGGACCACAAATGATGACCTGCAGTTTAGCCAGCTCTTGAATCTGAGTCACGGGCAACCAGGCGCGGTACGTGGTGGTGGTCCGCCACCACAGGGGGATCCCCACGAGGATGACAACGGCCGCGATTGACAGGGTGGCGAGCCGTGCGCGCCTCCtctctgaaaaatgaaaatgtcgttTTATGACTACgtttttaatttaaagaaaATCGCATATAGGGAGAACACAGGGAATAAAGCTTCTTTTCAACAATGAAATTGTCAATTACTTGATAGTTTATTGAAAGGGAAATCATCTGTTAGAAGTCGGAATGGGATTTATATGAAAACAACCGCAGGTTTGATTTTAAAGCCATGTTACCCAGTCCTACCTCGAGCAAGTTATTAATTGTAGCATGTGACATTAGAAAAAAAGACAGCTTTTAGTTTCATACATTTCCCTTCCCTGCTGGGCTAACAGCAGCCAAGCAAAGATTTCATTAGGACGCGACCAACACAGGTAGTTAAAGTCATCAACAgaaagtttttttccctctccctacccagcgttttcctttctgaattctgattgtaatttccccattgcgggacaaataaaggatatcttaatcttaaatggaAAGGGAAAATCGAGCACTACTCTGCAAGTACTCACCCACTTCCGCGGTAGCCATTGCTTTGTAAGGGAATAAACGTCACGCATCACGTGATCAATTTTGAGACGTCACTCAACAAAGGGGATTGACGACAGCACACGACACTTTACGGCCAAAGACTGCCCGTTTCTTGAAGgcatattttatatatacatactgtatatatacatactatatatttttttgaaatctaaaataaatatttaaaattttacCGTCATGTAAGACAGCGGctttaatcatttaaattaCTACGACTGCTACACATTTTACTTGagcacaaatgaacaaaaacgttttgtattttttaaaataattattggttttactggcattttcaGCTGTTTTATGGTTCTTAAAAATACTACTTTGCATTCCAATGCAATGCATTGACACCATTTTTATACACCACCTACATTCTGAAGTAATAGGTCCACTCATTTCACTTACAAAACAGGACACTCAAAAATTAAACGATTGCTTAGTTGAATAACTTGCCTTCTACCGTACGAAGTTGCAGcaacgtgtaaaaaaaaaaagtataatgaaGACGACAAGAAGAATACACGGAGACATACCTCGACTTTTTGTTTAATatagtttatttgttttcactatTTGACACAGCCAGTGCTTCAAGAACATTATTAACAACACAAACGTCACAGTTGATCCAATACAGCAGTGAGTGACTCCCCAGAAGCAAATCATCACAATGAACCTCTTTCCAATACTGGGGGGGGGTAGAGGAATGTCACACAATATTGACAGCGTCGCACAACCGTATACATTAAATCTGTGTAATTTAAAGCGAACAtggacacacaagcacacacacacaagttgatTGGTTAGTGGCGGCTTGTAAGTGGAGTCCCTTGTGTCTTTTCAGACCTCCTCAATGTCACCTCGTTGAGTCTCACACGCATCCCAAACAAGGAAACAAAAGCCTATTtctttttagttgttttttttgggtgggggggtcctttccacccaaaatattttcaaccGTTTTGATTTATTCGATCATAAAAATACAGCAGCTCCCTTTCAATGTGCCCCTTTGCTTTTAAACACCTAAAGTTTTAATCACTGCGATGCGTGAATGGAGGAAGTGCGTGGGGAGGAAGGGTTTCAGGTTTTAATAGCAGAGCAGATATAAGTCTAACTAGGTCACGTGATTCCTTTTTAGTAGGCGTGATTGGCCACGTAGAGGGACTGTCCCGCTGCGCCGCCGCTGCCGGAGGACTCGTACTTGCCGAGGGCGGCCAAGCCGTTTgcctgaaaaacaaagaaatgacacGCGTCAAAAGATTTCATAAGAAGTCCCAACTTGAATAGCCAGTGTTTGGATCGGTGGCTTCGGCTGGCCTGGAAACACCCTTGGgggagtttcatttcatttacacagctcaagtttttttttttttgtgaaaacgtCATCCACACCTCAGCACGCTTGATGAATTCCTCGGTGGCGGCCTTCTCGTTGCTGAGTTGCCCTTTCCATGCCTGCAGGGCCGAGGCCTGCAGGGCGCGGCCGTAGGAGAAGGTGAGCGCCCAGGGCTTGGCCAGGGGGCAGGTATTGATGGCGTTGAGGTTGACGCTGGCCTCCTCCTCGGACTGGCCGCCCGACAGGAAGGTgacgcctaaaaaaaaaaaaaaaaataataaaaaaagcacAGGCGACAAATCGTGAGCGGCAAGACCTCCACGCCGGCAAACGTCCGCCGCGTCCTCACCGGTGACGGCGGGTGGCACGGTGCGCCGCAGGGCAGTgacggttgccatggcgatctCTTCGCCGCTGTACTTGCTGGGGCAGGCGTGTCCGGCAGTGACCATGTTGGGCTTGAGCAGCGTGCCCTCCAGGTAAACGTGGTGGTCCGACAGAGCCTTGTACACGGCGGCGAGGACCTGCGGGTGGTCGAGCGCGTGTGGTCATGCTCAGATTTGTTGGGGGTGCGCATCTCGCCAATAAAAGACAATGCGTCTCGAGATACGGGGTGAGATATACGATTCCATCGGATgcgctcacattttttttttcttcatcaaaatTGATTTTCCGATTCAAATTGGGAAATTTCTTTGGCCCGGATTACCTTCTCGGTGACGTACTGACAGCGCTTCAGGTCGTGGTCTCCATCGGGGAGGATCTCTGGCTCCACAATAGGAACGATGCCGTTCTGCAATTAAAGTGATTGGAGATTGCCAATGTGAAAAGTCTCGTTGGCAAAACAATCCGACAGCGTTATCAGAACGACTGGCAGCAGAGGCGGCGTGAAACTAGCCGACTGTAAGCGAGCGCCAATCCGAATCTGACGTTCTAAACTAGAGTCGGAAAGCAATTGTTGcactcacaaaaacacaaattccagcccgctcacactcacaaaaaaattaaataagcaAAAtttacacacaacaaaaaatcataataataataaacaccaaCCTGCTGGCAAATGCTAGCATAGCGCGCTAGCACGTTGGCGTTCTCAAAGATGGCCAGCTCGGAGGGCGTGGTCTCACTGATCTTCAGCACGCAGCGCCACTTGGCAAAGTCCGCGCCGTCCTTCTTGTACTGGGCGCAGCGCTCCGACAGCCCGTCCAGACCTGTGACACCAGAAAAGATTCGACTCGCCAAGTCAGAGAAGCGAAGACGGCGGATGTGACGCGCCGCAGAGTCGCCGGCCCAACCTTGAGTGGTGGTCTCGCCATTGGTTCCGGCCAGGGGAACAACGCCTTTGtccacctgcaaaacaaacaacaacaacaaaaaatatcattttcatttacGTGAATAAAATTCACCATTTTACAcactttcacattttatttgctcGAATGTgggttttcaaataaaaaaatgaaatatcctTGTAATTTTTCATTATTATCTACAACAAatccattctttttttaattcacagacTAAATTTGAATGAACCATTTTTAGGCAAATAAACACCGCAACAAAGATCACAGGGGCCAAATCCTCTTGAAACCAGACTTCATGTTGACACAACACGTGTCCCTAAACATGCCGAGTGTGCGTTTCCCCCTTCAAGAGTCGACCCCACGGAAAGACAAAATGGGTCAAAAATAGCGCCGGCGGCCATTCTGAGCGTGCGCACCTTGATGCCGACGACGATGCCGCGGTCCTTGATGAGCTTGGAGAAGGGCGTGCCGTCGTCGGTGCTCTGGTAGAGCGTCTCGTGGAAGAAGATGACGCCGCCGATGTAGCTGTCGATGCGCTCGTCGGCCGTGAACAGCAGCTGGCGGTAACGCCGGCGGTTCTCCTCCGTGTTGTCCACGCCGATGGGAGTGAAGCGCTTCGCCATGCTGCCTGGAAgcgacacacacaacacacacacacacaccggtgtCTACTGAGCGAGCGCCCTCGCGGCGCTTGGACACCGTTTATCGCCTTTTTAACCAGCCGTGCTAACACTTTATTGCCAGCGCATGCTACGTTTTATGTTTAGGTGCCTTCAGTGTCGTACTACATGATGCCCCTGCG is a window of Hippocampus zosterae strain Florida chromosome 16, ASM2543408v3, whole genome shotgun sequence DNA encoding:
- the pigs gene encoding GPI transamidase component PIG-S; the protein is MATAEVERRRARLATLSIAAVVILVGIPLWWRTTTTYRAWLPVTQIQELAKLQLLLSADVEVVFARGTLTPEQQKKIPVTRTQDEDHDINRETSLTYRYETRYRTATIMEEDALSQPSAVATDLSLHTLSESPCGSLVVYVIPESSSFLPQDVDVYVGQRRTALLRVAAETKAAKTLDQVLAAVEPRVKEVLQVMSFSHRDITAALGDRVRLSPGSPQSKADSMRAFKSSPGYEITFSLLNPDPKLHRLHWDIEGAVRTYVQPLLSKLSAVANFSVDSQMLHYTMLGVNAQFDASHDAYTLSVESLAHVINPVEARLGSNAASSNALLNFLLYVPDPQHSPLRILDHQKRQVATNAFHSPRWGGIMVYNVNGFYEANGEAVDVNINMADVMGVFLAQLRLLLGVHPSAPRAGFLVAPPDSSGLSDWELDRLMWSRSVENVATATTTITSLAQLLDQIDNIVINDNIAQQVSSAMASLQLAMAELESGNLAFALQYSKEAILASERAFFDPSLLHLLYFPNDQKFAIYIPLFVPICVPLVLALLQMMSEVHQRRRDKQAKKD
- the aldocb gene encoding fructose-bisphosphate aldolase C-B; translation: MTHQFPALTPAQKKELQDIALRIVAPGKGILAADESTGSMAKRFTPIGVDNTEENRRRYRQLLFTADERIDSYIGGVIFFHETLYQSTDDGTPFSKLIKDRGIVVGIKVDKGVVPLAGTNGETTTQGLDGLSERCAQYKKDGADFAKWRCVLKISETTPSELAIFENANVLARYASICQQNGIVPIVEPEILPDGDHDLKRCQYVTEKVLAAVYKALSDHHVYLEGTLLKPNMVTAGHACPSKYSGEEIAMATVTALRRTVPPAVTGVTFLSGGQSEEEASVNLNAINTCPLAKPWALTFSYGRALQASALQAWKGQLSNEKAATEEFIKRAEANGLAALGKYESSGSGGAAGQSLYVANHAY
- the tlcd5b gene encoding TLC domain-containing protein 5, translating into MMAGAGAAMLEVLCSLAGWSGLYALLCRNSPQRGTEWNCRLVTLTHGVAIVMLTAYVVFVDGPWPLTHAGSENTALQTSALCVCLGYFLFDMAWCVRFGSEGGVMLGHHAASIVGILLALLTGVSACETCAVIFGSELTNPLLQARWFLRRLGRYDSLLGDAVDLLFIFLFATVRVGVGAAMFYCELTSPRTTVVMKLGGVVMYGLAWVFMVDIARFGYKKTRMRYKQWREKRKDSEVDRCHSDNKNK